In Actinoplanes sp. NBC_00393, a single genomic region encodes these proteins:
- a CDS encoding alpha/beta hydrolase, with translation MPLHPEIAKVLATLPAPPPGPLDPVAMRAAEARPEVTTTLHGVEDTTVGEVPIRIYTPDDPYGKIVFFHGGAFFLGSLDTHDHVARSLAKATGFQVISVGYRLAPEAAFPAGLDDCYAVVRWAAGETGTVAIAGDSSGGTFAAAIAAMAHDDGFDRISHQILYYPSLDLDFDEDRYPSLRENAVGYGLETAGLKPFNAFYLASGADPADPRVSPIKRTDLTGLPPALIVTGELDPLRDEAELYGLRLRAAGVPVTVSRYAGAGHGFVQHFSWIPEYHRAFEETAEFLR, from the coding sequence ATGCCGCTGCATCCCGAGATCGCCAAGGTTCTCGCGACCCTGCCGGCGCCGCCGCCGGGTCCGCTCGACCCGGTCGCCATGCGCGCGGCCGAAGCCCGGCCGGAAGTGACCACGACGTTGCACGGGGTCGAGGACACCACCGTGGGCGAGGTTCCGATCAGGATCTACACACCCGATGATCCGTACGGAAAAATTGTCTTCTTTCATGGCGGCGCCTTCTTCCTCGGCAGCCTGGACACTCACGACCACGTGGCCCGGTCCCTCGCGAAAGCGACCGGCTTCCAGGTGATCTCCGTCGGCTACCGGCTCGCCCCCGAGGCAGCCTTCCCGGCCGGCCTCGACGACTGCTACGCGGTGGTGCGCTGGGCAGCCGGCGAAACCGGAACCGTGGCGATCGCCGGTGACAGCTCCGGCGGCACCTTCGCCGCCGCCATCGCCGCGATGGCCCACGACGACGGCTTCGACCGGATCAGCCACCAGATCCTCTACTACCCATCGCTCGACCTGGACTTCGACGAGGACCGCTACCCGTCGCTGCGGGAGAACGCCGTCGGCTACGGCCTGGAGACCGCCGGTCTGAAGCCGTTCAACGCCTTCTACCTCGCCAGCGGCGCCGACCCGGCCGACCCGCGGGTCTCCCCGATCAAGCGCACCGACCTCACCGGCCTGCCGCCGGCGCTGATCGTCACCGGCGAACTGGACCCGCTGCGCGACGAGGCCGAACTCTACGGTCTGCGCCTGCGCGCCGCCGGAGTCCCGGTCACGGTGAGCCGCTACGCCGGCGCCGGCCACGGCTTCGTCCAGCACTTCTCCTGGATCCCGGAATATCACCGGGCGTTCGAGGAGACCGCGGAGTTCCTGCGGTGA